From one Streptococcus pneumoniae genomic stretch:
- a CDS encoding ACT domain-containing protein, with protein MKAIITVVGKDKTGIVAGVSAKIAELGLNIDDISQTVLDEFFTMMAVVSSDEKKDFTVLRSEFEAFGESLNVKINIQSAAIFDAMYNI; from the coding sequence ATGAAAGCAATTATTACCGTTGTAGGAAAAGATAAGACAGGGATTGTGGCAGGTGTGTCTGCTAAAATTGCAGAATTGGGTCTCAATATCGATGATATTTCCCAGACTGTCTTAGATGAATTTTTCACCATGATGGCAGTGGTGTCCAGTGACGAGAAAAAGGATTTCACAGTCTTGCGCAGTGAATTTGAAGCCTTTGGTGAGAGTTTGAATGTCAAAATTAACATTCAAAGTGCGGCAATTTTTGATGCCATGTACAATATCTAA
- a CDS encoding PFL family protein, producing the protein MDIRQVTETIAMIEEQNFDIRTITMGISLLDCIDTDIERAAEKIYQKITTKARDLVAVGDEIAAELGIPIVNKRVSVTPIALIGAATDATDYVPLAKALDRAAKEIGVDFIGGFSALVQKGYQKGDEILINSIPRALAETDKVCSSVNIGSTKTGINMTAVRDMGRIIKETAELSEMGAAKLVVFANAVEDNPFMAGAFHGVGEADVVINVGVSGPGVVKRALEKVRGESFDVVAETVKKTAFKITRIGQLVGQMASERLGVKFGIVDLSLAPTPAIGDSVARVLEEMGLETVGTHGTTAALALLNDQVKKGGVMACNQVGGLSGAFIPVSEDEGMIAAVQNGSLNLEKLEAMTAICSVGLDMIAIPETTPAETIAAMIADEAAIGVINQKTTAVRIIPKGKEGDMIEFGGLLGTAPVMKVNQASSADFIARGGQIPAPIHSFKN; encoded by the coding sequence ATGGATATTAGACAAGTTACAGAAACCATTGCCATGATTGAGGAGCAGAATTTCGATATTAGGACTATTACCATGGGGATTTCGCTCCTTGATTGTATTGATACGGATATTGAGCGTGCAGCTGAGAAAATCTACCAAAAAATCACGACCAAGGCGCGTGATTTGGTCGCAGTCGGTGATGAGATTGCGGCTGAATTGGGGATTCCCATTGTCAATAAGCGGGTCAGTGTAACTCCGATTGCCCTAATTGGTGCAGCGACAGATGCGACAGACTATGTGCCACTTGCTAAGGCTTTGGATCGTGCGGCAAAAGAAATCGGCGTTGATTTCATCGGTGGTTTTTCTGCCTTGGTGCAAAAGGGGTATCAAAAAGGGGATGAGATTCTCATTAACTCTATCCCTCGAGCCCTTGCAGAGACCGACAAGGTCTGCTCATCCGTTAACATTGGCTCGACCAAGACAGGGATTAACATGACAGCCGTGCGGGATATGGGGCGGATTATCAAGGAAACAGCAGAGCTTTCTGAAATGGGAGCTGCAAAACTAGTTGTCTTTGCAAACGCAGTTGAGGATAATCCCTTCATGGCAGGAGCTTTCCACGGTGTGGGAGAAGCAGATGTGGTCATCAATGTTGGTGTTTCTGGTCCTGGTGTGGTCAAGCGTGCCCTTGAAAAAGTCCGTGGGGAAAGTTTTGATGTCGTGGCTGAAACGGTTAAAAAGACAGCCTTTAAGATTACCCGCATTGGTCAGCTAGTTGGTCAAATGGCGAGCGAGCGCCTTGGTGTTAAATTCGGGATTGTTGATTTGAGTCTAGCGCCAACACCTGCTATCGGAGACTCCGTAGCGCGCGTGCTTGAGGAAATGGGGCTTGAAACCGTTGGAACACATGGTACAACAGCAGCACTAGCTCTTCTCAATGACCAGGTCAAAAAAGGTGGTGTTATGGCATGTAACCAAGTTGGCGGACTCTCTGGTGCCTTCATTCCTGTGTCTGAAGACGAGGGCATGATTGCGGCAGTGCAAAACGGCTCCCTCAATTTGGAAAAATTAGAAGCCATGACGGCCATTTGCTCGGTCGGTCTTGACATGATTGCCATTCCAGAAACAACGCCAGCAGAAACCATTGCAGCCATGATTGCAGACGAAGCAGCCATTGGCGTTATCAACCAAAAAACGACTGCTGTTCGGATTATTCCAAAAGGAAAAGAAGGCGACATGATTGAATTTGGCGGTCTCTTAGGAACAGCCCCTGTCATGAAAGTCAACCAAGCCTCATCAGCTGACTTCATCGCGCGTGGTGGACAAATTCCAGCACCGATTCATAGCTTTAAGAATTAA
- a CDS encoding NUDIX hydrolase, protein MIPDIYLHTPSGHFRYRAAAIIIENDAICFIGNPHDDYLYSLGGAVKLGETSEEALLREIKEETGQVYAIDRLICIHENFFVDHGQNRHEICLYYLMKSKGKTFLAPTDNEETVHWIPISELSQHRLYPNFLDKILQSTHSGIHHIVTSN, encoded by the coding sequence ATGATACCTGACATTTATCTTCACACTCCCAGTGGCCATTTTCGCTACCGTGCTGCTGCCATCATCATTGAAAATGATGCCATTTGTTTTATCGGTAATCCCCATGACGACTATCTCTACTCACTCGGAGGAGCAGTGAAGCTTGGCGAGACTTCTGAGGAGGCTCTTCTCCGTGAAATCAAGGAAGAAACCGGTCAAGTCTATGCTATTGATCGTTTAATCTGTATTCATGAAAATTTCTTTGTCGACCATGGACAAAATCGGCATGAAATCTGCCTCTATTACCTCATGAAATCAAAAGGAAAGACTTTCTTAGCGCCTACTGACAATGAGGAAACGGTCCACTGGATTCCCATTTCAGAGCTCAGCCAACATAGACTCTATCCCAATTTCTTAGATAAGATTTTACAAAGCACACACTCTGGTATTCATCACATCGTGACTTCTAATTAA
- the truA gene encoding tRNA pseudouridine(38-40) synthase TruA — MVRYKATISYDGYAFAGFQRQPHARSVQEEFEKTLSRINRGLPITIHGAGRTDSGVHALGQVIHFDLPEKRDLEKLRFALDTQTPEDIDVIAVEEVSDDFHARYTKHSKTYEFLVDTGRPKNPMMRHYATHYPYPLDIGLIEQALPQLVGEHDFTGFTAAGTSVENKVRIITEASLRVDDSQNLLMFTFSGNGFLYKQIRNMVGTLLKIGNGRMPVEQISKILEEKDRNLAGPTAAPNGLYLKEISYEE; from the coding sequence ATGGTAAGATATAAAGCAACGATTTCCTATGATGGCTATGCCTTTGCTGGCTTTCAGCGCCAGCCTCATGCGCGTAGTGTTCAGGAAGAATTTGAAAAAACGCTAAGTCGTATTAACCGTGGTTTGCCGATTACAATTCACGGGGCAGGGCGGACGGATAGTGGTGTTCATGCCTTGGGGCAAGTGATTCATTTTGATTTGCCTGAAAAGCGGGATTTGGAAAAGCTGCGTTTTGCACTTGATACGCAGACGCCAGAGGATATAGATGTGATTGCGGTAGAAGAAGTCAGTGATGATTTTCATGCTCGCTACACCAAGCATAGTAAAACCTATGAATTTTTAGTGGATACAGGTCGTCCGAAAAATCCGATGATGCGTCACTATGCCACTCACTACCCTTATCCTTTGGATATTGGCTTAATAGAGCAAGCACTGCCTCAACTTGTAGGAGAGCATGACTTTACAGGATTTACAGCTGCTGGCACCAGTGTTGAGAACAAGGTGCGGATCATCACAGAAGCGAGTTTGCGAGTAGATGATTCTCAAAATCTCTTGATGTTTACCTTTTCAGGGAATGGATTTTTATATAAGCAGATTCGCAATATGGTGGGTACGCTGTTAAAGATTGGCAATGGTCGCATGCCTGTTGAGCAGATTTCAAAGATCTTAGAAGAAAAAGATCGCAATTTAGCTGGACCAACTGCGGCACCGAATGGATTGTATTTAAAGGAGATTTCCTATGAAGAATGA
- a CDS encoding bifunctional hydroxymethylpyrimidine kinase/phosphomethylpyrimidine kinase: MKNELILAISGNDIYSGGGLYADLTTYTVHAQHGFVAVTCLTAMTDKGFEVFATDTEVFRHQLNSLKDVPFSAIKIGLLPNVEIARLTLEFIQQHSEIPVILDPVLVCKETHDVEVTALREELFRLFPYATIITPNLAEAQLLIQKDIKTLEDMKNAAQMLYDLGAKAVVIKGGNRFSESEAIDLFYDGENDEVLRQPLLTSNNTGAGCTFASAITSFLAKGESLSQAIKQAKVFVYRAIQGADDYGVIQYEQ; this comes from the coding sequence ATGAAGAATGAATTGATTTTAGCGATTTCAGGCAATGATATTTATAGTGGTGGTGGGCTATATGCTGATCTTACGACCTATACAGTGCATGCGCAGCATGGTTTTGTTGCTGTGACTTGCTTGACTGCTATGACAGACAAAGGATTTGAAGTGTTTGCGACGGATACAGAGGTGTTTCGCCATCAGCTAAATAGTTTGAAAGATGTTCCTTTTTCAGCGATTAAAATTGGTCTTTTACCCAATGTGGAGATTGCACGTCTGACTCTTGAGTTTATCCAGCAACATAGTGAGATCCCTGTGATTTTAGATCCTGTTTTAGTGTGTAAGGAAACGCATGATGTGGAGGTGACAGCCCTACGCGAGGAACTCTTTAGGCTATTTCCTTATGCGACGATTATCACACCAAACTTGGCAGAAGCTCAGCTATTGATCCAAAAAGACATCAAGACTTTAGAGGATATGAAAAATGCCGCACAAATGCTCTATGACTTGGGAGCAAAAGCGGTGGTGATTAAGGGAGGAAATCGCTTTAGTGAGAGCGAAGCTATCGATCTTTTCTATGATGGAGAGAATGATGAAGTGCTGCGTCAGCCTCTCCTTACCAGCAATAACACGGGAGCAGGTTGCACTTTTGCGTCAGCGATTACAAGCTTTTTAGCGAAGGGAGAAAGTCTATCTCAAGCTATCAAGCAAGCAAAAGTTTTTGTCTATCGTGCCATTCAAGGCGCCGATGATTATGGAGTGATTCAATATGAGCAATAA
- a CDS encoding ECF transporter S component has protein sequence MSNKRTYKLVILAILTALSVTLGYFLKIPTPTGILTLLDAGIFFTAFYFGSKEGALVGGLSGFLIDLLAGYPQWMFFSLIIHGLQGYFAGFRGTFRWLGLVLASFVMVSGYALASSWMNGWGAALPEILPNLSQNLLGMILGWGISQTFKKSLGDRI, from the coding sequence ATGAGCAATAAACGAACCTATAAATTAGTGATATTAGCCATTCTAACAGCCCTCAGTGTGACCCTAGGTTATTTTCTAAAAATTCCAACTCCAACAGGGATTTTAACCTTGCTTGATGCGGGGATTTTCTTCACAGCCTTTTATTTTGGCAGTAAAGAAGGGGCTTTGGTTGGCGGTTTGTCAGGATTTTTGATTGATTTACTAGCTGGTTATCCTCAGTGGATGTTCTTTAGTCTGATTATTCACGGACTACAAGGGTATTTTGCAGGTTTTAGAGGAACTTTTCGGTGGTTAGGGCTTGTTTTGGCAAGTTTTGTGATGGTTTCTGGCTATGCTCTAGCCTCCAGCTGGATGAATGGCTGGGGAGCAGCTCTGCCAGAAATCTTACCAAATCTCTCTCAAAATCTCCTTGGGATGATTCTTGGCTGGGGCATTTCACAAACCTTTAAAAAGAGTCTGGGGGATAGAATATGA
- a CDS encoding TIGR01440 family protein, translated as MNKAVLQEDMKTISLDVLEKSGIREGQIFVLGLSSSEVVGGRIGQASSQEVGEIIVQTLLEILEERGIYLAVQGCEHLNRALMVEREVADKYHLEIVNVLPSLHAGGAGQLAALQYMKNPVEVEFITAHAGIDIGDTAIGMHIKHVQVPIRPILKELGHAHVTALTTRPKKIGGERAIYA; from the coding sequence ATGAACAAAGCAGTGCTCCAAGAAGATATGAAAACCATCTCCCTAGATGTCTTAGAGAAATCAGGCATTCGTGAAGGGCAGATTTTTGTGCTAGGCTTGTCATCAAGTGAGGTCGTAGGAGGTAGGATTGGACAAGCTTCTAGCCAAGAAGTTGGAGAAATCATTGTCCAGACCTTGCTTGAGATCTTAGAAGAACGTGGAATTTATTTAGCTGTTCAAGGCTGCGAGCATCTCAATCGTGCGCTTATGGTTGAGCGAGAAGTAGCAGACAAGTACCATTTAGAAATTGTCAATGTGCTTCCGAGTCTCCATGCAGGAGGAGCCGGGCAATTAGCAGCGCTGCAATATATGAAAAATCCTGTCGAAGTTGAATTCATCACAGCCCACGCAGGAATAGATATTGGTGATACTGCGATTGGTATGCATATCAAGCATGTCCAAGTGCCGATTCGTCCGATTTTAAAAGAGTTGGGTCATGCCCATGTGACAGCTTTGACCACACGCCCTAAAAAAATCGGTGGCGAGCGGGCAATCTATGCTTAA